ACAAGGAGGGCGTGTCTCCGCGAAGATTGGCGGAATACTTCATAACTGCTTACCTTGAGGATGAGTCAGCAATGGGGATTGCTCCCGCTGATTTCAATCCCCGCGCTACGGAACACATAAAGGAGATAATAGAGGTTGTTGATGCTTTGATAAGGAAGGGATATGCTTATGTCGTGGATGGGGATGTTTATTTCTCCGTTGAGAAGTTTCCCGAGTATGGCAAATTGTCAAAGCGTTCGGTGGAGGAGATGCTGGCAGGGGCGAGGGTAGAGGTTGACGAGAGGAAGAGAGCGCCGCAGGATTTTGCTCTCTGGAAATCGGCGAAGGAAGGTGAGCCTTTCTGGGAAAGCCCTTGGGGGAGGGGTAGACCGGGCTGGCATATAGAGTGTTCCGTTATGTCAATCAAGTATCTGGGAGTGCCATTGGATATACACGCCGGTGGGCAGGATTTGATATTCCCTCATCACGAAAACGAGATAGCTCAATCTGAGGCATTCACTGGTCAGCCATTCGCCCGCTACTGGATTCATTGGGCGCCAGTGAATTTGAGAGGGGAGAAGATGGCTAAATCCACGGGAAATGTCTTCATCGTTAGGGAGGCACTGAGGCTTTTCTCCCCTCAAGCGCTGAGATTATATCTTCTTTCCTCTCATTATAGGTCTCCAGTGGATTTTGATGTTGAGAAGGTGAAGGAGACGGAAAGGGCTTTGGAGAGGGCGAGGGAGGTGGAGGATAAGCTGGAGATAGCTTTGAAGGGGGAAGCTAATTATCGTGAGGTTGAGGTGGAGGATATAGATTTGGAGGCTTATAGGAGAGAGTTCTATTCAGCACTGGAGGACGATTTTAACACTCCGAAGGCTATCGCGACCTACTTCTCCCTCCTTAAGGAGGCGGGGAGGATTGTTGACTCCTTCCTGCCTAACCCACCCGTATGCCTTCTTTTAAATCTTGTGAGGATAAAGAGCCTTTTGAGGGAATTCAAACAGGTGTTGGGGATAGAGGAGAAGGCGAAGAGAGAAGGGGGGAATGTGGAGGAACTAATAGATTTGCTCGTGCGGGTGAGGGACAAATTGAGGAAGCAGAAATTGTTTCAGTTGGCTGACGAGATAAGAAGCGAGCTGGGGAGATTGGGAGTGATTTTGGAGGACCATCCGGAGGGGACGATTTGGAGGTTTGAGGGAGAATAAAGAAATTTGGTCGAAAATAGTTTTAACTCTTGTTATCATAGGTTTTTCCCTTTCCTCTTATAGTTTCGGTTTTCTTTCCCATTTCTATATCCATAATCTCATTTTCCCAAATGTAAGAGTTATGGGGGTTAATCTCGGTGGGCTGTCATTGGAGGAAGCTAAGAGTTATTTAGAGAAGATGGGAGAGGGTAGGAAATTCAAGTTGAGGTGGTTGAA
This bacterium DNA region includes the following protein-coding sequences:
- a CDS encoding cysteine--tRNA ligase — protein: MPIFIHNTLTDRKEEFVPQQEGKVRIYSCGLTVQSYAHIGHIRGAVLFDVIRRFLRKEGYEVIYVQNFTDIDDKIIARANKEGVSPRRLAEYFITAYLEDESAMGIAPADFNPRATEHIKEIIEVVDALIRKGYAYVVDGDVYFSVEKFPEYGKLSKRSVEEMLAGARVEVDERKRAPQDFALWKSAKEGEPFWESPWGRGRPGWHIECSVMSIKYLGVPLDIHAGGQDLIFPHHENEIAQSEAFTGQPFARYWIHWAPVNLRGEKMAKSTGNVFIVREALRLFSPQALRLYLLSSHYRSPVDFDVEKVKETERALERAREVEDKLEIALKGEANYREVEVEDIDLEAYRREFYSALEDDFNTPKAIATYFSLLKEAGRIVDSFLPNPPVCLLLNLVRIKSLLREFKQVLGIEEKAKREGGNVEELIDLLVRVRDKLRKQKLFQLADEIRSELGRLGVILEDHPEGTIWRFEGE